The following coding sequences lie in one Cucurbita pepo subsp. pepo cultivar mu-cu-16 chromosome LG13, ASM280686v2, whole genome shotgun sequence genomic window:
- the LOC111808955 gene encoding SPX domain-containing membrane protein At4g22990 yields MVAFGKKLKERQLEEWQGYYINYKLMKKKVKQYAQQMEVGTQDRRHVLKDFSRMLDNQIEKIVLFLLEQQGLLASRIAKLDERLNALQEEPEISQITELREAYRAAGQDLLRLLYFVEINAIGLRKILKKFDKRFGYRFTDYYVKTRANHPYSQLQQVFKHVGIGAVVGAISRNLHELQDRQGRSYLSIYDQPVIPLQDPVVDSIKAAVDRLSNSTNFLNFLAQHALIMQEELPAPIEEQVDDSNYHFMSLILNLANTFLYMVNTYIVVPTADDYSMSLGAAATVCGIVIGAMAVAQVFSSVYFSAWSNRSYFRPLIFSSVALFLGNTLYALAYDLQSLWVLLIGRLCCGLGSARAVNRRYISDCVPLKIRMQASAGFVSASALGMACGPALAGLLQTKFKIYKLTFNQNTLPGWVMAVAWLIYLIWLCISFREPPRENEENAPQESNQVQNDTLENGLHQPLLITSLEKPSDKDDDPEVDDSEEAPEESRLPVTSFGAAYRLLTPSVKVQLLIYFMLKYAMEVLLSESSVVTTYYFRWSTSSVAIFLACLGLTVLPVNIFVGSYISNMFEDRQILLVSEILVLIGILLSFNVIIPYSVVQYVGSGLIMFVSAEVLEGVNLALLSRVMSSRLSRGTYNGGLLSTEAGTIARVIADGTITLAGYLGRSMLLNVTLIPSLFICVVSIVATCYTYNSLY; encoded by the exons ATTGAGAAGATTGTACTTTTTCTGTTGGAGCAACAAGGCCTTCTTGCAAGCCGTATAGCCAAACTTGATGAACGGCTCAATGCTCTCCAAGAAGAACCTGAAATATCCCAAATCACTGAACTGCGAGAAGCTTACAGAGCAGCAGGCCAAGATCTTTTAAGGCTTCTATATTTTGTTGAGATAAATGCAATTGGTCTGcgtaaaattttgaaaaagtttgaCAAGCGGTTTGGCTATAGATTTACTGACTACTATGTCAAAACACGTGCCAACCATCCTTACTCCCAGCTGCAGCAAGTTTTCAAACATGTG GGAATAGGAGCTGTTGTTGGAGCCATATCACGTAACTTGCATGAACTTCAGGACCGCCAAGGAAGAAGCTATCTATCAATATATGATCAGCCTGTGATCCCTCTCCAG GACCCTGTAGTCGATTCAATTAAAGCTGCTGTGGACAGGTTAAGTAACTCAACAAACTTCCTAAACTTCTTGGCACAACATGCCCTCATTATGCAAGAAGAATTGCCTGCTCCCATTGAGGAACAAGTTGATGATAGCAATTACCACTTCATGTCTCTTATCTTGAACCTAGCAAATACCTTCCTATACATGGTCAATACATATATTGTGGTCCCAACAGCCGATGACTACTCCATGAGCCTTGGAGCTGCGGCAACTGTATGTGGTATTGTCATTGGAGCAATGGCAGTTGCACAAGTGTTCTCGTCAGTTTACTTCAGTGCATGGTCAAATAGATCTTACTTCAGACCTCTAATATTTAGCAGTGTTGCTCTCTTTCTCGGAAACACATTATATGCTCTTGCTTATGATCTTCAATCACTCTGGGTTCTTTTAATTGGACGTCTTTGCTGTGG ACTGGGGTCGGCTCGAGCTGTTAATAGGCGTTATATCAGTGACTGTGTACCACTAAAAATTCGAATGCAAGCATCAGCAGGATTTGTTAGTGCCAGTGCTCTAGGAATGGCTTGTGGTCCAGCTTTGGCCGGGTTACTTCAAACGAAGTTTAAGATTTACAAGCTCACTTTTAATCAAAACACTTTGCCTGGATGGGTTATGGCTGTGGCTTGgctaatatatctaatatggTTGTGTATCTCATTTCGTGAACCTCCACGGGAAAATGAAGAGAATGCACCACAGGAATCAAATCAAG TTCAAAATGACACTCTTGAGAATGGTCTTCACCAACCATTACTTATTACTTCGCTTGAGAAGCCATCAGATAAAGATGATGACCCAGAAGTTGATGACAGTGAAGAAGCTCCTGAGGAATCTCGCCTACCAGTGACTTCTTTTGGCGCAGCGTATAGACTACTCACTCCTTCTGTTAAG GTTCAgctattgatatattttatgcTGAAATATGCAATGGAAGTTCTGCTTTCGGAGTCTAGTGTTGTTACCACATACTACTTCCGCTGGTCCACGAGCTCTGTGGCAATTTTTCTGGCATGCCTTGGCCTAACAGTTCTCCCGGTGAATATTTTTGTCGGTAGTTACATTAGCAATATGTTTGAAGATAG GCAAATACTATTGGTATCTGAAATTCTTGTCTTGATTGGCATCCTCTTGAGCTTCAATGTAATAATTCCATACTCTGTGGTTCAATATGTGGGCTCTGGACTTATCATGTTTGTGTCGGCAGAAGTGCTTGAAG GTGTGAACCTCGCACTTCTCTCCCGAGTCATGTCATCTCGGCTCTCTCGTGGTACCTACAATGGTGGATTGCTATCGACAGAAGCCGGGACTATTGCACGAGTGATTGCAGATGGAACTATAACCCTTGCTGGTTACTTGGGCCGAAGTATGCTCTTGAATGTTACACTCATTCCCTCCCTCTTCATTTGTGTAGTCTCCATTGTTGCCACCTGCTACACTTACAACTCTCTATACTGA